The following are encoded in a window of Candidatus Moraniibacteriota bacterium genomic DNA:
- a CDS encoding deoxyribodipyrimidine photo-lyase, whose translation MNRYVDRRRVRVLNSPEIKKGPILYWMSRDQRIKDNWALLYARELAEELKQSMLVVFVLTPNFLDATLRQYDFMLKGLQEVEDDLKNLQIPFYFLFGEPDQEILKFSHTIQAGALVSDFDPLKIKREWKESIVKNSKCAFFEVDTHNIVPCWETSSKLEFGAYTIRPKIKRLLNEFLTEFPKVRPNKILWKNKIILTNWKNTREILNCNRKIQTVDWILPGEKNAKNVLNSFLENKLSHYEDLRNDPNSLGQSNLSPFIHFGQLSTQRVVLETQKMKGNEISKNSFLEELIVRRELSDNFCFYNKEYDSFEGFPHWAKDSLDMHREDVREYIYTLEQFENAMTHDHLWNASQREMVRTGKMHGYMRMYWAKKILEWTKSPEDALKIAISLNDKYELDGRDPNGYAGIAWSIGGVHDRAWFDRPVFGKIRYMNANGCNRKFDVEKYIFKNKEI comes from the coding sequence ATGAATCGATATGTAGACAGGAGAAGAGTCCGAGTTCTTAATAGTCCTGAAATTAAGAAAGGACCAATACTGTATTGGATGAGTCGTGATCAAAGAATAAAAGATAATTGGGCACTTCTTTATGCTCGTGAGTTAGCTGAAGAATTAAAACAATCAATGTTGGTTGTTTTTGTTTTAACTCCGAATTTTTTGGATGCAACTTTGAGGCAATACGATTTTATGCTCAAAGGTCTTCAAGAAGTAGAAGATGATTTAAAAAATTTACAAATACCATTTTATTTTCTTTTTGGAGAACCAGATCAGGAGATTTTGAAATTTTCTCATACTATACAAGCAGGAGCTCTTGTGAGTGATTTCGATCCTTTGAAGATAAAAAGAGAATGGAAAGAATCTATAGTAAAAAATAGTAAATGTGCCTTTTTTGAAGTGGATACTCATAATATTGTTCCTTGTTGGGAAACATCTTCAAAGCTTGAATTTGGAGCCTATACCATAAGGCCAAAAATTAAAAGACTCCTCAATGAATTTCTAACGGAATTTCCAAAAGTAAGACCAAATAAAATTCTTTGGAAGAATAAAATTATTTTAACAAATTGGAAAAATACTCGAGAAATTTTAAATTGTAACAGAAAAATACAAACGGTAGATTGGATTCTTCCCGGAGAAAAGAATGCTAAGAATGTTTTGAATAGTTTTCTTGAAAATAAACTTTCTCATTATGAGGATCTGCGAAACGATCCCAATTCTTTAGGACAGTCAAATCTTTCTCCTTTTATTCACTTCGGACAGTTATCAACACAACGAGTTGTGTTGGAAACTCAAAAAATGAAAGGTAACGAAATATCAAAAAATTCTTTTTTAGAGGAATTGATAGTAAGAAGAGAATTATCTGATAATTTTTGTTTTTATAATAAAGAATATGATTCTTTCGAGGGCTTTCCTCACTGGGCCAAGGATTCTCTCGATATGCATCGTGAAGATGTAAGAGAATATATATACACATTAGAACAATTTGAGAACGCTATGACACATGATCATCTTTGGAATGCATCTCAACGAGAAATGGTGCGAACAGGAAAAATGCATGGATATATGAGAATGTATTGGGCTAAAAAAATTCTTGAATGGACGAAAAGTCCTGAAGATGCGTTGAAAATAGCAATATCTTTGAATGATAAATATGAACTTGATGGAAGAGATCCGAACGGTTATGCGGGTATTGCGTGGTCAATTGGAGGGGTTCATGATAGAGCTTGGTTTGACCGCCCTGTTTTTGGAAAAATTCGTTATATGAATGCTAATGGTTGTAATCGTAAATTTGACGTAGAAAAATATATCTTTAAAAATAAAGAAATATAA
- a CDS encoding ComF family protein encodes MIHLFPFFLFPASCLCCSKRTGDRYLCNYCRDHLPIQTKNTCPVCQKVETDIGQKCLACYEKSPLEGVFGALSYKETIVKECIETVKYRFIPSLLEPLSIRLANRLRFLPIPLPDLFIPIPLHPFRYRHRGFNQSEFIAKHLSYYLLPEISFPIRDDILKRIRFTKSQVTMQSRKERVANLKDAFSYNKNLSPEEILGKRIWLIDDVATTNTTLSECALVLKNSGAKEVWGITLAR; translated from the coding sequence GTGATACATCTTTTTCCTTTTTTTCTTTTTCCAGCATCTTGTTTGTGTTGTTCCAAAAGAACAGGAGATCGCTATCTTTGTAATTATTGTCGAGATCATCTTCCTATTCAAACAAAGAATACATGCCCTGTGTGTCAAAAAGTTGAAACAGATATCGGACAAAAATGCCTAGCTTGTTATGAAAAATCTCCTCTTGAGGGAGTTTTTGGAGCACTCTCTTACAAAGAAACTATCGTCAAAGAATGTATTGAAACAGTTAAATATCGTTTTATCCCCTCACTTCTAGAGCCTCTTAGTATTCGTCTCGCCAACAGGCTTCGATTTCTCCCCATTCCTCTTCCTGATCTTTTTATTCCCATTCCCTTACATCCTTTTCGTTATCGTCATCGAGGCTTCAATCAATCAGAATTTATCGCGAAACATCTTTCCTATTATCTTCTTCCTGAAATATCTTTTCCTATTCGAGATGATATCCTCAAAAGAATACGTTTTACAAAATCTCAAGTAACCATGCAATCTCGAAAAGAAAGAGTCGCTAACCTCAAAGACGCTTTTTCATATAATAAAAATTTATCCCCCGAAGAAATTTTAGGGAAACGTATTTGGCTTATTGATGATGTTGCTACTACAAACACAACACTTTCAGAATGCGCCCTCGTTCTCAAAAATTCCGGCGCAAAAGAAGTATGGGGAATAACACTTGCTCGCTAA
- a CDS encoding ATP-dependent Clp protease ATP-binding subunit, whose amino-acid sequence MIPSLNRFTFHAKTSLQEAEKIAFGCGKAKIYPEHLLLAIFLRRGSVGASVLTDIGLQEDSFAFLFENTSLIKKTKTISKKTIPLSESLKEIVLASFQLARNTKSPFIGTEHIVRAILRHKNKSPVIHSIFSTAKKQRKVLPKNSRFQSSPIPNGFFKPSEFPFRIPQDNMNEEEEISALEEFCIDLNERSSDKRELPLVGRESVLKRMINILGRKTKNNILLVGDPGVGKTALVSGLATLLACDKIPQLKGKIIHEVDLAMIVSGTSFRGEFEARIKDIILEATQDPRVILFIDEIHTLIGTGNVSGSLDAANILKPALARGDVRCIGATTFSEYKKHIEKDSALDRRFQRVIINEPTREEAIEMLDGIKENFEKHHKITFTKESVTTAVDLSIRHFTDRFLPDKAIDLLDESASSKRSQLGDSISPQENDIFSLRKNIADALKQKKECIEKEEYEEAIELTARIKHFKEKLFVLKEDLKNTVQKKFPELSSNDIATTVSEITGISQKKILSQKTKNITSLERELNRHIIGQKKATDSIARSLMRSFCGLSDQNKPLGSFLLLGPSGVGKTLTGKILGQALFDRPDALIKVNMSEFQERHQLSGLIGAPAGYIGYGEGGKFTEKVRQRPHSVILFDEIEKAHPDILNILLQILEEGTLQDGEGRNVSFRESIILMTSNIGSTHIKNLFEKKLGFSHDKKASRPKFSLIESKVRQELQQALRPELLDRLDQIIIYRPLTLSNLQKIANIALEGIAQRLKNKESDLVWNEEVLSLLAKKAYKPNAGARYIRKITQEIIEDLIANAILRKKIVSKKIFLEVKNNKIVIASIL is encoded by the coding sequence ATGATTCCCTCCTTAAACCGATTTACTTTTCATGCAAAAACAAGTCTTCAAGAAGCAGAGAAGATTGCTTTCGGATGTGGGAAAGCTAAAATATATCCAGAGCACCTTCTTTTGGCAATTTTTTTGCGTCGAGGAAGTGTTGGGGCTTCCGTATTAACCGATATCGGGCTTCAAGAAGATTCCTTTGCTTTTCTTTTTGAAAACACATCCCTTATAAAAAAAACGAAAACAATTTCAAAAAAAACCATTCCTTTATCTGAGTCTCTCAAAGAGATAGTTCTCGCATCTTTTCAATTGGCTAGAAATACCAAAAGCCCTTTCATTGGAACTGAGCATATTGTTCGGGCCATTCTTCGTCACAAAAATAAATCCCCTGTCATTCATTCTATTTTTTCTACAGCCAAAAAACAAAGAAAAGTTCTTCCAAAAAATTCCCGCTTTCAATCTTCGCCTATACCTAATGGTTTTTTTAAACCTTCCGAATTTCCTTTTCGCATACCTCAAGACAATATGAATGAGGAAGAAGAAATTTCAGCTTTAGAAGAATTTTGTATCGATCTCAATGAAAGATCTTCTGATAAACGCGAACTTCCCCTTGTTGGTCGAGAATCTGTACTAAAAAGAATGATTAATATTCTTGGAAGAAAAACAAAAAATAATATTCTTCTTGTAGGAGATCCCGGGGTAGGAAAAACAGCTCTTGTTTCAGGATTAGCTACGTTATTAGCTTGTGATAAAATTCCCCAACTTAAAGGAAAAATTATCCATGAAGTTGATCTAGCAATGATTGTATCAGGTACGAGTTTTCGTGGCGAATTTGAAGCGAGAATAAAAGATATAATTCTTGAAGCCACTCAAGATCCTCGAGTCATTCTTTTTATCGATGAAATACATACCCTTATCGGAACGGGAAATGTTTCAGGATCTCTTGATGCAGCAAATATTCTTAAACCCGCTCTTGCTCGAGGAGATGTGAGATGTATCGGCGCTACGACTTTTTCTGAATATAAAAAACATATAGAAAAAGATAGTGCTCTTGATCGCCGATTTCAACGTGTGATTATAAATGAACCGACTCGTGAAGAAGCTATCGAGATGCTCGATGGAATCAAAGAAAATTTTGAGAAACATCATAAAATAACTTTTACCAAAGAATCCGTTACCACAGCGGTAGATTTAAGCATTCGTCATTTCACCGATCGTTTTCTTCCTGATAAAGCCATTGATCTTTTAGATGAATCAGCTAGCTCAAAACGGTCTCAACTTGGTGATAGTATTAGCCCTCAAGAAAATGACATATTCTCTCTTCGAAAAAATATTGCCGATGCTTTAAAACAGAAAAAGGAATGTATTGAAAAAGAAGAATATGAAGAAGCGATTGAATTAACTGCACGAATTAAACATTTTAAAGAAAAATTATTCGTCCTCAAAGAAGATTTAAAAAACACTGTGCAGAAAAAATTTCCAGAACTTAGTTCAAATGATATAGCCACAACAGTATCAGAAATAACAGGTATTTCTCAAAAGAAAATACTTTCTCAAAAAACAAAAAATATTACTTCTCTTGAACGAGAGCTCAATCGTCACATTATCGGCCAAAAAAAAGCAACTGATAGTATTGCTCGTTCACTTATGCGATCTTTTTGTGGTCTTTCTGATCAAAATAAACCTCTTGGATCTTTTCTTCTTCTTGGTCCCAGTGGCGTTGGAAAGACTTTGACTGGAAAAATTCTTGGACAAGCACTTTTTGATCGTCCTGATGCACTTATAAAAGTTAATATGAGTGAATTTCAAGAACGCCATCAACTTTCCGGCCTTATTGGTGCTCCAGCTGGCTATATTGGTTATGGAGAAGGTGGAAAATTTACTGAAAAAGTCAGACAAAGACCTCACAGTGTCATTCTTTTTGACGAGATTGAGAAAGCGCATCCAGACATTCTTAATATTCTCCTTCAAATATTAGAAGAGGGTACATTACAAGATGGTGAAGGACGTAATGTTTCTTTTCGAGAAAGTATCATTCTTATGACATCCAACATAGGATCTACTCACATTAAAAATCTTTTTGAAAAAAAACTTGGCTTTTCCCACGACAAAAAAGCTTCTCGGCCAAAATTTTCTCTCATAGAATCCAAAGTTCGACAAGAATTACAACAAGCACTTCGCCCCGAGCTTCTCGACAGATTAGACCAAATAATTATTTATCGTCCTCTTACACTTTCTAATCTTCAAAAAATTGCGAACATAGCTCTCGAAGGAATTGCTCAACGACTTAAGAATAAAGAGTCTGATCTTGTTTGGAATGAAGAAGTTCTTTCTCTCTTAGCGAAAAAGGCATATAAACCAAATGCAGGAGCTCGTTATATTCGAAAAATAACTCAGGAGATCATTGAAGATCTCATCGCAAATGCAATTCTTAGAAAAAAAATTGTTTCCAAAAAAATATTTCTTGAAGTAAAAAATAATAAAATTGTTATTGCTTCAATTCTCTAA
- the pilM gene encoding type IV pilus assembly protein PilM, whose protein sequence is MELFSKFFRKNVFLGIDVGTSSIKAVEVLFEGQKVQLLNYGSILIRDPSLDTGDSPTVDVAIRALLREMKIKANRLYISLPGSNGLVALLEFPEMSEKDLEKAVQFEASKYVPTDMEDVALSWEVVRKSESQKERIIPESSLEKEKKEKSSKKDTQEVLLVAALKNDVAMMSSYFKRAQYQIHAIELESFSLVRSLAGGMEGDVLVIDIGYNSCNLVLARDGVVRISRTIDAGGKGITETIADGMNISKSRADGIKKENEDLFKKKGMPMTFSSLEIILNEAQRIITSYEKKHAHRKINKIILSGGTSLMRGIEDFFKEKTGRQVFVGNPWKNIEYNPQLEPYMEEMGGSFSVAVGLALRGVEDYRRGI, encoded by the coding sequence ATGGAGCTGTTTTCAAAATTTTTTCGAAAAAATGTTTTCCTTGGAATCGATGTAGGAACTTCTTCTATAAAAGCAGTCGAGGTTCTTTTTGAGGGACAAAAAGTTCAACTTCTTAATTATGGAAGTATTTTAATAAGAGACCCTTCTCTTGATACGGGTGATTCTCCTACGGTAGATGTGGCTATACGAGCACTTCTTCGTGAGATGAAAATAAAAGCAAACCGTTTGTATATTTCACTTCCAGGATCAAATGGATTAGTCGCTCTTTTGGAGTTTCCAGAAATGTCAGAAAAAGATCTTGAAAAAGCTGTGCAATTTGAGGCGAGTAAATACGTTCCTACAGATATGGAAGACGTTGCTTTGAGTTGGGAGGTGGTAAGAAAAAGCGAATCTCAAAAAGAAAGAATAATTCCCGAATCTTCCCTTGAAAAAGAAAAAAAAGAAAAATCTTCCAAGAAAGATACTCAAGAAGTTCTTTTGGTAGCAGCTCTTAAGAATGATGTTGCTATGATGAGCTCATATTTTAAAAGAGCACAATATCAAATTCATGCTATAGAGCTAGAATCATTTTCATTGGTACGAAGTCTTGCTGGAGGAATGGAAGGAGATGTTCTTGTTATCGATATTGGATATAATTCATGTAATCTTGTTTTGGCGCGAGATGGGGTTGTTCGAATTAGTAGAACTATAGATGCTGGTGGAAAAGGAATTACTGAAACGATTGCTGATGGGATGAACATTTCAAAATCTCGTGCAGATGGAATAAAAAAAGAAAACGAAGATCTTTTTAAGAAGAAAGGAATGCCAATGACTTTTTCGAGTCTGGAAATTATTTTAAATGAAGCTCAGCGTATTATTACTTCATATGAAAAAAAACATGCGCATAGAAAAATAAATAAAATTATTTTATCCGGAGGCACTTCTCTTATGAGGGGAATAGAAGATTTTTTCAAAGAAAAAACAGGGCGACAGGTTTTTGTTGGAAATCCTTGGAAAAATATAGAATATAACCCTCAATTAGAACCGTATATGGAAGAAATGGGAGGATCGTTTTCTGTAGCGGTGGGATTGGCTCTTCGAGGGGTAGAAGATTATAGGAGGGGTATTTAA